The window GAAGCCGTGGAGACGAAGGCGCCTGACACGAAGGTGACCGGGAACAGCCACACCAGACCAAGGCTCTGCGCTACTTCCACGCTGCGGGCCGTCAGGGCGATCAGTGCACCGATCCAGGACACTGCGAAGGCGAACAGCAGCAAAATGCCCAGTGCTGCCAGCAACTCAAGAGCTCCGGTGTTCATCCGCCAGCCAACTGCCAAGCCGCAGAGCAAGGTCACCGCTACGGAAATGACACTGGTGTAAAGATCCGAGCTGGTGCGCCCCAGAATGACAGCCACGCGTGACATGGGCAGGGACCGGAACCGATCGATCAGCCCCAATTGCAGGTCTTTGGCCAAATACACCGCCGTAAACGAGGCATTGAACGTGAGGGTCTGGGCCAGGATGCCTCCAATGAGGAAGCTGCGGTATTGGTCGCCACCCAACGACCCACCGAAAACGAAGCCCAGAAGAAGGACGAACATGACCGGCTGCACGATTCCTGTGACCAGTGCGCCAGGGGTGCGGAG is drawn from Arthrobacter sp. 31Y and contains these coding sequences:
- a CDS encoding ABC transporter permease, producing the protein MSVITAAVRDSSVIAHRNLLNVLRTPGALVTGIVQPVMFVLLLGFVFGGSLGGDQYRSFLIGGILAQTLTFNASFTAVYLAKDLQLGLIDRFRSLPMSRVAVILGRTSSDLYTSVISVAVTLLCGLAVGWRMNTGALELLAALGILLLFAFAVSWIGALIALTARSVEVAQSLGLVWLFPVTFVSGAFVSTASLPGLLRTIAEWNPVTSVATAVRELFGNNAPSGFIAPGGWPADNALLYAVMCSLVIIAVFAPLAIAKYRRISKL